The following nucleotide sequence is from Streptomyces sp. NBC_00239.
GCCTGGGGCGCCTGGGTGTCGTACTCGCCGCCTCGCTCGGCGCCGCCGCCGTACTGGCCCTCGTCCTGCTCCTCTCTCGGTGGGTGCAGTCGGCCGTCACCCTGCTCGTCATCGGCGTCATGATCGGCTCGGCGGCCACCGCGGTGGTCGGCGTGATGCTCGTCTACGCCCGGCCCGAGCGCGCTCAGCAGTTCGTCATGTGGGGCCTGGGCAGCTTCAGCGCCACGACCTGGCCCGACCTCCACGTCATGCTGCCCGTCATCGGCGCGGGTCTGCTGACCGCGCTGCTGACCGCCAAGCGTCTCAACGCCTTGCTGCTGGGCGAGGACTACGCCCGCACCATGGGGCTGAACGTCCGCCGCAGCCGCGATCTGGCGCTGCTCGGCACCTCGCTGCTGGCGGGCGCGGCGACCGCGTTCTGCGGACCCGTCGCCTTCCTGGGCCTGGCCGTGCCGCATCTGACCCGGGTGGCGCTGGGGACCTCGGACCACAGGGCGCTCATCCCGGCGTCGATGCTCGCGGGAGCGTTCCTCGCCCTGGCGTGCGCGCTGCTGAGCCAGCCACCCGGCACGGACTCCGTACTGCCGCTCAACGCCATCACCTCACTGTTCGGCGCCCCCGTCGTCATCGCGTTCCTGATCCGCAGCCGCCGCGGCGTACAAGGAGTGGCCTCGTGACCGACACCATGACCGAACCCGTCCAGGACACGGCCGGCGGACCGGACCACCCCGGCGGCCTGGCCACCCAGGGGCTCGCCGTCGGCTACCGCACCCGGTCACCGCGCCGACGGCGAGCCGGACGGGCCGTGCTGTCGGGGCTCGACCTGGAAGCGCGGGCCGGTGAACTGACCGTACTGCTCGGGCCCAACGGCGCGGGCAAGTCCACGCTGCTGCGGACCCTGTGCGGGCTCCTGCCGCCACTCGACGGCCGAATACACATCGGCGGGGCCGACCTGGCGCACCAGCCGCCGGCCGCTCTCGCCCGACGGCTGGCAGTCGTCCTGACCGACCGCGTCGACCCCGGGCTGCTGTCCGTACGCGAACTGGCCGGGCTCGGCCGCCACCCGCACACCGGGTTCACCGGCCGCCTCACGGCCGCGGACCACGCCGCCGTCGACTGGTCGCTGAAGGCGGTGGGCGCGGAACATCTGGCGGACCGGCCGGCCGCCGAACTCTCCGACGGCGAACGCCAGCGCGTCCTGACCGCCCGGGCACTGGCCCAGGAGCCCGAGGTCGTCCTCCTCGACGAGCCGACCGCCTTCCTCGACGTGCCCTCACGCGTGGCCCTCACCGTGCTGCTGCGCGACCTCGCCCGGGACAAGGGCCTCACTGTCGTGGTCAGCACCCACGACCTGGAGCTGGCGCTGCGCGTGGCCGACGCCGTCTGGCTCGTCGACCGCGGCTCCCGCGTCCACGCGGGAGCACCCGAGGACCTGATCCGCAGCGGGGCCGTCGCCGGCGCCTTCGACGCCGACCACCTCGCCTTCGATCCGGTCTCCGGCAGCTTCGGACTGCGCCGCACCGCGCGGGCCGACGTAGCCGTGGACGCGCCACCCGATGTGCTCCCGCTCCTCGAACGGGCCCTGGCCCGGGAAGGACTGGCCGTCGCGGACCCGGGCGACCCGGACGCGCTCACACGGGTGAGCTGCGACGGAGAGGACCGGCTCACCCTCACCGGACCGGACGGGCAGGTCGTCCGCACCCGCAGCTTCCACGAGCTGACACGGACGGTGCGGACATGGTGACCTCCGTCATCACCCCCGCCGTCCTGGCACGGGTCTCCGGCATCGGACCGTACTTCGCCGTGACCACCGGGGCCCGCCCCGTGGGCGGCGGTTTCCGGCCGCTGGCGGAGCTGTACGGCGACTCGGACGTACTGGCGGAGTGCCTACGCGTCGTCTCCGGCCGCTTGGGCACCGACCAGCCCCGGGTGGCCGCGTCCACCCTCCACCTGGGCACCGCCTCCCGGCTCTGGTCGATCGCCCTGGCCTGCGCCGCCCTCACCGGCCGCGTGCCCGACCTGGGCACCGACCGGCTGTGGTGGCGGCTGCCCGCTTCCGGCCCCCTCGACCTGTGGCTGCCCGACCCGCGGGAGGTGGACGAGGAGCCGCTCCCGGCCCTGCACCACACCGTCGCCGTCCAGAACCTGGCCCCGTGGGCCGAGGCCGTACGGCGCGTGTCCGGCGTCTCCCCGCACACCCTTGGCGGCAACGCCGCATCCGCGCTGATCGGAGCCCACCGCGTCCTGCTCGCCAGGGAGCCGCACGCCCCGTACGCCGCAGTACCCCTCGTCCGCGGGCTGCTGGACCGCCCGCCGCTGGCGGGCACCGGCACCTGCCGCACCGCCACCCCCGACGGGCCGCTCGCCTTCCGTCGCCGCAACTGCTGCCTGTACTACCGCGTGCCGGGCGCGGGCACCTGCGGCGACTGCGTCCTCAACCCCAAGGAGAAGACCTCATGACCACCACCGAGCCGACCGTCATCGAGACCCCCGGCGGCGGCACCCAGCACGTCTGGCCCCTCCCGGTCGACGAAGCCACCCTCCTCGACCTCGTCACCACCGTCTTCACCGACCACTGGCAGCACATCCACTTCGGGCCCATCATCGAAGGCGCCGCCTGGGAGGTCGGCGCCCCGGGCGCCCCCACCGCCATCACCATGAACGACGGCTACGCCACCGTCGACTTCGGCGCCTGGCACTTCCACCTCTGCATCGGCGAGCACACCGCCTCCGGCCCCGAACTCGGCCGCATCCGACGCTGCTCCCGCGCCGAGCTCTACCGCAGCATCGGCTCCGACGGAGCCCCCGTCAGCTGGGGAGCCCGCCTCTTCAACGGCCGCGACGAGCAGATGATGACCGTCCTCCTGCCGAACCCCTTCCTCACCGACCGCCAGGACATCCTCGACGCCCCCGACTTCACCCGGCTCGCCGCCTGGGACGCCCTCCGCGACCGCTTCCTCGGCCTCTCACCCGACCCCCTCGACTGCACCGGCAAGGGTTTCCGGCACAGCTCATGAAGTAGGGGCAGCCATTGCATCCACGGGCAGGGCAGGGAGCCGTGCCATAACGTGCCAGTAGAGGCAGTAAGCAGCGGTAAACAAGCAGCCCTTCGAGACACTTTCAACGGGACCGTCGTTGAACGTTTCCGCAGGTCAGGAGCCATACGCAGGCCCAAGTGCCGGGTGATTCCCAAGCTTATAGCGCGGGTTCGATTCCCGTCATCCGCTCCACGACAAAGCCCCAGGTCAGCGACCTGGGGCTTTCGCGTCGCCTAGACCTCTCAGGGTCTGCCGTGCCCTCCGCATGCCCCAACTCCCGCCTGACGTTCGGCAAGATCGTCTTCCTCCGCACCCACGGCGCCCCGGCCAGCTACCGGCAGCACGGCCTCAAGTACCGCTCCGGCGAAGGCATCGAGACCTCCCGCCTCTCCGAGGAGAACCCCGGAGGCCGCCGGTGAACCCCATCGTTGCCACCGCCCTCGACCTGCCGTACCCCAGCCCCGGCGGGAGCGTGGAACTCTTCCTCGGCGTCTGCAGAGCACCACTCACCCACGCACGCAGAGCCCAGCCGGTTCACACTCGCCCCTGCCGGGCTCTGAGAACGGCCGGGCGTCGTCTGGACTACGGCCATGGCTTCGGGACCGTAAGGGGGACAACCAGCCTGGTCTGGTGGGAGACCCCGCGCCGCCCCTACGGCCATATCAGTGGCCAAGGCCTGGTACGGGTGGTCTCGCTCGGCTGCGCGCGGCCCTACGCCACGCGCTCAGCGGCCTTCTCTCCCGCATCTGCGGGCGACCGTGATGGGCTCGACCCCTGAACGGGGGCGAACCATGAACGACGGCATCCGCGTCACCACGAGCCACGATCCAGAAGGCACAGTCATCACGGTGGCCGGCGAACTGGACATGGACACCTGCCCGCCCCCTCCACCAGGCCACCGCCACCGCGGCAGCCAATGGCGCCCCCTTACACCTGGACCTCGTCGGTGTGCCCTTCATGGACGTCTTCGCACTGCACCTGTTGCTCGACCTCCAGCACGACTTCCAGCGGCGTCAGGCATCGTTGACCATCAGCGGATTCCAGCGGCA
It contains:
- a CDS encoding FecCD family ABC transporter permease; translated protein: MTTHMATAPTASPDAPDTPVTVRPGRRRLAVVLALAAGTAALFVLTIATGSHRVPVADVVRVLFGGTAEDPRWTVIVEQVRLPRALTATAVGAALAVAGVQMQTLFRNALADPFSLGVSSGASMGVAAVVVGTGGVAGSFTGNLAGLGRLGVVLAASLGAAAVLALVLLLSRWVQSAVTLLVIGVMIGSAATAVVGVMLVYARPERAQQFVMWGLGSFSATTWPDLHVMLPVIGAGLLTALLTAKRLNALLLGEDYARTMGLNVRRSRDLALLGTSLLAGAATAFCGPVAFLGLAVPHLTRVALGTSDHRALIPASMLAGAFLALACALLSQPPGTDSVLPLNAITSLFGAPVVIAFLIRSRRGVQGVAS
- a CDS encoding ABC transporter ATP-binding protein, with the translated sequence MTDTMTEPVQDTAGGPDHPGGLATQGLAVGYRTRSPRRRRAGRAVLSGLDLEARAGELTVLLGPNGAGKSTLLRTLCGLLPPLDGRIHIGGADLAHQPPAALARRLAVVLTDRVDPGLLSVRELAGLGRHPHTGFTGRLTAADHAAVDWSLKAVGAEHLADRPAAELSDGERQRVLTARALAQEPEVVLLDEPTAFLDVPSRVALTVLLRDLARDKGLTVVVSTHDLELALRVADAVWLVDRGSRVHAGAPEDLIRSGAVAGAFDADHLAFDPVSGSFGLRRTARADVAVDAPPDVLPLLERALAREGLAVADPGDPDALTRVSCDGEDRLTLTGPDGQVVRTRSFHELTRTVRTW
- a CDS encoding (2Fe-2S)-binding protein; translated protein: MVTSVITPAVLARVSGIGPYFAVTTGARPVGGGFRPLAELYGDSDVLAECLRVVSGRLGTDQPRVAASTLHLGTASRLWSIALACAALTGRVPDLGTDRLWWRLPASGPLDLWLPDPREVDEEPLPALHHTVAVQNLAPWAEAVRRVSGVSPHTLGGNAASALIGAHRVLLAREPHAPYAAVPLVRGLLDRPPLAGTGTCRTATPDGPLAFRRRNCCLYYRVPGAGTCGDCVLNPKEKTS
- a CDS encoding DUF7676 family protein; this encodes MTTTEPTVIETPGGGTQHVWPLPVDEATLLDLVTTVFTDHWQHIHFGPIIEGAAWEVGAPGAPTAITMNDGYATVDFGAWHFHLCIGEHTASGPELGRIRRCSRAELYRSIGSDGAPVSWGARLFNGRDEQMMTVLLPNPFLTDRQDILDAPDFTRLAAWDALRDRFLGLSPDPLDCTGKGFRHSS
- a CDS encoding STAS domain-containing protein; translation: MQKAQSSRWPANWTWTPARPLHQATATAAANGAPLHLDLVGVPFMDVFALHLLLDLQHDFQRRQASLTISGFQRQPTRLLTLTSSEHLQLRCTPPRNVIFPPVVLELGCLPTPALRHTAAHAVDVTTRRC